The following are encoded together in the Pseudodesulfovibrio indicus genome:
- a CDS encoding DHA2 family efflux MFS transporter permease subunit, whose amino-acid sequence MSLFKDPEEMSPAERWTIAFTVVFGAFMAVMDTSVVNVSMPHMMGGFGTDLSAITWVATSYSIAEIIMVTMSGWWSALMGRKNFYLASFALFTVGSILCGTATTFPQMIVYRIIQGIGGGALIPISQAILRETFPPAQQGMAMALYGMGVVLAPALGPICGGWLTDAWGWPWIFYINVPVCALGMLLTMRFVHDPPYLRRGIQAVDWLGIGLLTVCLTGMQVVLERGNDEQWFDSPMIVWWTGATLISLGALIFWELRCKDPVVNLRVLKDRNLVFGSVMGLVFGVSLFGTTFVLPQFTQKILGYPAFESGLVLAPRALVLMVMMPVAGWAFQRAGAKPLLLAGIGVIVYSYYLLMQLSTTAGFPDLIPPLVVMGIGMPFMFVPLSTVSLISVDRSLITDASSFYTLTRRVGGNIGYSLAAVLLDRGEAIHRAYLTDHVSEMSPATRDWLAGMVQALLAKGVGAAQAMNVALGLLEKNVMRQATMLAYNDISFVFGCLFFVLVPMVFFLPGRTAIRALMGRKTK is encoded by the coding sequence ATGTCTCTGTTCAAGGATCCGGAGGAGATGTCTCCGGCCGAGCGCTGGACCATCGCGTTCACGGTGGTCTTCGGCGCGTTCATGGCCGTCATGGACACCAGCGTGGTCAACGTGTCCATGCCGCACATGATGGGCGGCTTCGGCACGGACCTCTCGGCCATCACCTGGGTGGCCACCAGCTACTCCATCGCCGAGATCATCATGGTCACCATGTCCGGCTGGTGGAGCGCGCTCATGGGCCGCAAGAACTTCTACCTGGCGTCCTTCGCCCTGTTCACCGTGGGCTCCATCCTCTGCGGCACGGCCACCACCTTCCCGCAGATGATCGTTTACCGGATCATCCAGGGCATCGGCGGCGGGGCGCTCATCCCCATCTCCCAGGCCATCCTGCGCGAGACCTTTCCCCCGGCCCAGCAGGGCATGGCCATGGCGCTCTACGGCATGGGCGTGGTCCTGGCCCCGGCGCTGGGGCCCATCTGCGGCGGCTGGCTGACCGACGCCTGGGGCTGGCCGTGGATTTTCTACATCAACGTCCCGGTCTGCGCCCTGGGCATGCTCCTGACCATGCGCTTCGTGCACGACCCGCCGTACCTGCGGCGCGGCATCCAGGCCGTGGACTGGCTCGGCATCGGGCTCCTGACCGTCTGCCTGACCGGCATGCAGGTGGTCCTGGAGCGCGGCAACGACGAGCAGTGGTTCGACTCCCCGATGATCGTCTGGTGGACCGGGGCCACGCTGATTTCGCTCGGCGCGCTCATCTTCTGGGAGCTGCGCTGCAAGGACCCGGTGGTCAACCTGCGGGTGCTCAAGGATCGCAACCTGGTCTTCGGCTCGGTCATGGGGCTGGTCTTCGGCGTGTCCCTGTTCGGGACCACCTTTGTCCTGCCTCAGTTCACCCAGAAGATCCTCGGCTACCCGGCCTTCGAGTCCGGGCTGGTGCTCGCCCCCCGCGCACTGGTGCTGATGGTCATGATGCCCGTGGCGGGCTGGGCCTTCCAGCGGGCCGGGGCCAAGCCGCTCCTGCTGGCGGGCATCGGGGTCATCGTCTATTCCTACTACCTGCTGATGCAGCTCAGCACCACGGCCGGTTTCCCGGACCTCATCCCGCCCCTGGTGGTCATGGGCATCGGCATGCCGTTCATGTTCGTGCCGCTGTCCACGGTCTCCCTCATCTCCGTGGACCGCTCCCTGATCACGGACGCGTCGAGTTTCTACACCCTGACCCGGCGGGTGGGCGGCAACATCGGCTACAGCCTGGCCGCCGTGCTGCTCGACCGGGGCGAGGCCATCCACCGCGCCTATCTCACGGACCACGTCAGCGAGATGAGCCCGGCCACCCGGGACTGGCTGGCGGGCATGGTCCAGGCCCTGCTGGCCAAGGGCGTGGGCGCCGCCCAGGCCATGAACGTGGCCCTGGGGCTGCTGGAGAAGAACGTCATGCGCCAGGCCACCATGCTGGCCTACAACGACATCTCCTTCGTCTTCGGCTGCCTCTTCTTCGTGCTGGTGCCCATGGTCTTCTTCCTGCCCGGCAGGACGGCGATCCGCGCGCTGATGGGCCGGAAGACGAAGTGA
- the ybaK gene encoding Cys-tRNA(Pro) deacylase, which produces MTPAINAAKKAKITFTVHEYEHDPAAPSFGIEAAEKLGVPPERVFKTLVVDAGGTLAVAVVPVLLKLDLKAAAKALGAKKAAMAEAKAVERTTGYVLGGVSPLGQKKRLPTILDESARHCPTVFVSGGRRGLDIELAPADLAALTRAGFAPVAR; this is translated from the coding sequence ATGACACCGGCAATCAATGCGGCCAAAAAGGCCAAGATCACGTTTACGGTCCACGAATACGAACACGACCCGGCGGCCCCGTCCTTCGGGATCGAGGCTGCCGAGAAGCTCGGCGTGCCGCCGGAAAGGGTCTTCAAGACCCTGGTGGTGGACGCGGGCGGGACTCTGGCCGTGGCCGTGGTCCCGGTCCTGCTCAAGCTGGACCTGAAGGCGGCGGCCAAGGCGCTGGGTGCCAAGAAGGCGGCCATGGCCGAGGCCAAGGCGGTCGAGCGGACCACCGGCTACGTGCTCGGCGGGGTCTCCCCTCTGGGCCAGAAGAAGCGGCTGCCCACGATCCTCGACGAATCCGCCCGCCACTGCCCGACCGTGTTCGTCAGCGGCGGCAGAAGGGGGCTGGACATCGAGCTTGCGCCCGCCGATCTCGCTGCCCTGACCCGCGCCGGTTTCGCGCCCGTCGCCCGCTGA
- a CDS encoding NADP-dependent glyceraldehyde-3-phosphate dehydrogenase produces the protein MKALGTLFPEDSSIPEQFRLDAPLDETRYLVDGRLLDWKGEMQIVDSAIETGVDGVYAPKRIGSCPLMDGAAGAEAVASVQKAWDHGMGVWPTMSVADRIAHVEEFTHRMIERREEIVRLMLWEIGKPYKESCVEFDRTVEYIRDTIDALKGLDRASSRFVIQSGIYAQIRRAPLGPTLCMGPYNYPLNETFATLIPALLMGNPVIIKPPRHGKLLFVPLMEPFRDCFPEGVVNLVFGNRQLIKPILESGAISVLAFIGSSEAANAMRLSHPSPNRLRCILGLGAKNAAVIMESADLDLAASEAVSGSLSFSGQRCTALKILFVHESLAEEFIRRFNEGIKSMPIGMPWDEGVRITPMPEPGKIRYLTELLEDAEAHGAKVVNPGGGAVDRSLFHPAVLYPVNGAMRVYHEEQFGPVVPIVPFRDIETPIRYLIESRYGQQMSIFSDDAGEVASLIDPMVNQVCRVNVNCLCQRGPDSFPFTGRKDSAEGTLSVDDALRCFSIRTLVAAKGTPRNKTLLAEITRDHASNFLSTDFIM, from the coding sequence ATGAAAGCACTCGGCACCCTGTTCCCCGAAGATTCCTCCATCCCCGAACAATTCCGCCTCGACGCCCCCCTCGACGAAACCCGATACCTGGTTGACGGTCGTCTGCTCGACTGGAAGGGCGAGATGCAGATCGTGGACTCGGCCATCGAAACCGGCGTGGACGGGGTCTACGCTCCCAAGCGCATCGGCTCCTGCCCGCTCATGGACGGAGCCGCCGGAGCCGAGGCCGTGGCTTCGGTCCAAAAGGCGTGGGACCACGGCATGGGCGTCTGGCCGACCATGAGCGTGGCCGACCGCATCGCGCACGTGGAGGAATTCACCCACCGCATGATCGAGCGCCGCGAGGAGATCGTCCGGTTGATGCTCTGGGAGATCGGCAAGCCGTACAAGGAATCCTGCGTCGAGTTCGACCGCACCGTGGAATACATCCGCGACACCATCGACGCCCTCAAGGGGCTGGACCGCGCCTCCTCGCGCTTCGTCATCCAGTCCGGCATCTATGCCCAGATACGGCGCGCGCCGCTCGGCCCGACCCTGTGCATGGGGCCCTACAACTATCCGCTGAACGAGACCTTCGCCACCCTGATCCCGGCCCTGCTCATGGGCAACCCGGTGATCATCAAGCCGCCGCGCCACGGCAAGCTGCTCTTTGTCCCGCTCATGGAGCCGTTCCGGGACTGCTTCCCGGAGGGCGTGGTCAACCTCGTCTTCGGCAACCGGCAACTGATCAAGCCGATCCTGGAATCCGGGGCGATCAGCGTCCTGGCCTTCATCGGCTCCAGCGAGGCGGCCAATGCCATGCGCCTCTCCCATCCCAGCCCCAACCGGCTGCGGTGCATCCTCGGCCTGGGGGCAAAGAACGCCGCCGTGATCATGGAATCCGCCGATCTGGACCTGGCCGCGTCCGAGGCCGTGTCCGGCAGCCTTTCCTTCAGCGGCCAGCGCTGCACGGCGCTCAAGATCCTGTTCGTCCACGAGAGCCTGGCGGAGGAATTCATCCGCCGGTTCAACGAGGGCATCAAGTCCATGCCCATCGGCATGCCGTGGGACGAGGGCGTGCGCATCACCCCCATGCCGGAGCCGGGCAAGATCCGCTATCTGACCGAGCTGCTTGAGGACGCCGAAGCCCACGGGGCCAAGGTCGTCAACCCCGGGGGCGGGGCCGTGGATCGCAGCCTGTTCCATCCTGCCGTGCTCTACCCGGTGAACGGCGCCATGCGCGTCTACCACGAGGAGCAGTTCGGCCCGGTGGTGCCCATTGTCCCGTTCCGGGATATCGAAACCCCCATCCGCTACCTCATCGAGTCCCGCTACGGGCAGCAGATGTCCATCTTCAGCGACGACGCGGGCGAGGTCGCCTCCCTGATCGACCCCATGGTCAACCAGGTCTGCCGGGTGAACGTCAACTGCCTGTGCCAGCGCGGTCCGGACAGCTTCCCGTTCACCGGGCGCAAGGACTCCGCCGAGGGCACTCTGTCGGTGGACGACGCCCTGCGCTGCTTCTCCATCCGCACCCTGGTGGCGGCCAAGGGGACCCCGCGCAACAAGACCCTGCTGGCCGAGATCACCCGCGACCATGCGTCCAACTTCCTGAGCACCGACTTCATCATGTAG